The genomic interval CCTCGCGCTTAGCGCTAGAACGTTGGCATCGTTCCACAGCCTTGCGCCTCTTGCGTTCTTTGCATCTGTGCATAGCGCTGCTCTTATTCCCTTTACCTTGTTAGCCGCTATGCTTACACCTGTCCCCGTATAGCACATAACTATGCCCGTATCCGCCTTGCCAGATGCTACTAGCTGTGCAACTTCCTGCCCGACCTTTGGCCATGGATAAGGCTTGCCTGTCAGCGCCGAGCCGACCAGGATTACTTCGTGCCCCCTCTTTTTCAGCTCCTGGACAATGAAGGATACAATAGAGTAGTTGTCATCGGAGCCAAAAGCTACCCTCATCACTTAGACGTATAGTTTTCCCAATTTATAGCCTTTACTCCGAAACTAATGACTAATTTTTAGCCGAGTGTTTTCTCTATTATTTTTCCTCCAAGCCTCTTCGCGAGCTCAAATATCTTTGCCTCCACACTTGAAACTATTTCTCGCAGTCTCTCGTTGGTTTTAGCCTCCGAGTAGATCCTAAGCTTTGGCTCTGTACCGCTCTTCCTGACGAGCAACCAGGACCCGTCTGGATACTCGTATCTAAATCCATCAATGTCGATGATTCTAGCCGGCTCGCCTAGGAGACCTTTAAGCTCTTCTACCAGCTCTTCATAAAGCCTGTCCCGTATCTCTTCGGGGTCAAGGATATAGCTTCTCCTGTCCCAGGGATAGTCTGGGATATTTTCTTCCTCTAGCAACTTTGAGAGAGGCTTCCCGGTTTCAACCATGTTCTTTAGTATTATTGCTACTTGTAGGATGCCGTCGACCCAGTGTCCCCAGGAGGGGAGGATAAGCTTCCAAGGCTCGCATGCCACAGCAACGTTGCCGGGCCCTAGCTGCTTTACACGTTCATGGGTCTTTCCTAGGGGGTACCTCTCTAGCCTTACGCCGTGCCTCTCTACGACCTCGTCTAGGGCCAATCCGGTATCAATGCTTGCTATAACATGGCCAGGCTTGTCCTCGAGTGCCAAGTTTGCATAGTATGCTAGTAGCCTGTCCAGCTTTATGTATCCACTCTGCGTGTCAAGAACTGCAAGCCTGTCCCCGTCCCCGTCGTGTGCCAGGATAATCGATGCATTTACAACGCTTGCAATCCCAGAGTACTGTTCTAGCACGTCCTTCCTGGGCTCAGGTAAACGTGCCGGGAAATGCCCGTCAGGGTTACAGTTCATGGTTATAGGCCTAGCCCCCATCATCCGAGCTATCCTAGGCGAGACGTCAAAAGTAGCGCCATTTGCACAGTCGATAATTACTATGGGTCTCCAGGCAGTCCTCGACGGGGCAAATCTTTCTAAAAGCTCTGTAACATATTCCTCGACGACCAGGCTGTCGCGGGAAAACCCCCCAACTTCTTGCCAAGAAACGGGCCTGAAGCTTTTATCAAGTAAGAGCTCGATTTTCTCCTCGAGGTCCCGCGTAGACTCAAAGCCGTCAGGCGTGTATAACTTAAAGCCGTTATACTCGGGAGGATTATGGCTAGCAGTTACACTTATGCCGAGGCTTTTCCTCCTAGAAGCGGCGAAGCCAGCTATGGGTGTTGGGGCGAGCCCAACCTCATATACGTCTATCCCAGAGGATAACATCCCCAATGCTAATCCATACATTACAAGGTGGCTCGTGATCCTAGAATCATACACGATATGACTCGTCCCCGAAAGGCCTAGATTCCCCAAGACAAGCCCCACGCGGTAAAGCAAGATCGGGTCTAGTTCATTGGGAAACCTTAGCCGGACACCAGCTGTCCCAAATATCTTCACAAAACATGTATAACAGGTGCCTGATTTTTAGTCTTCCGGTCGAGCCGCCATGGACAACCAAAGCGGGTGCTCTATCAAATCAGCGCGCTAAGTAGAGCGTGCAGTGAAGTTCTGTAGGTATGTTTGAATTGTACACGCTGTATCAAAACATTGTCCTAACATTTGCACGGATCAAGAGAGTAAAGATAACACTACCACCTGAAGAAAAGTCCAGATAATTTGGTTTCCTTATATAGGATAGTTGGAGACCCGTTTTACCTCCTATCGTGTGTATTAATACTCATTATAAGTTTTTCACAGAGCTTTAAAGCAAAACTTCAGCTGGTAGTTATAGAAAACAAGTTACTGAAAAACCTTTTTATACTCTCTGGAGTAATTAAGGTGAAGAGTATGAGTGAGAAAGTGAAAACAAGCCTGTTTATAAATCGAGCTCTATGGGAGGAGTTTAAGCTCAAAGTAGGAAGCCGTGTTGGGCTGAGAGCTTTGAGCAGAGCTGTGGAAGAACTTCTAGAAGATGAGGTTGCCGAGTTAGTGGTAGCAGATGAGCTCTCAAAAATGGTAGAGACCTCATCACTCATTGAAGTCAAGCCTGTAAAGCCCAAGGTTCCCACTGACGCCAGCAAGGCTATAAGGGAGCTGAGGGAGAGAGAAAATGAAAAACCCAATAGTGTACCTTGATTCCAGCACAATCGTTAAACGTTACGTAGAAGAAGCTGGTAGCGAGGTTGCCCGCGATGTATACAACTCAGCATTGGCTGGCAACCTAACTCTTTCGTTTTCAGCCTGGAATATTGGGGAGGTGCTGGGGGTTCTAGAGAGGTATCGAAGAAGAGCGTGGTTGGACGATGAAAGCTATGTAGCTGCAAGGATGATGTTTATCGGAGAAACTATAAGATTGTTGAAGCTTGGAGCTTTGATCCTTGTGCCTATCCGAGTTAGACTGCTCGCAGAGGCTTGGAGGCTCCAAGAAAAATACCACATTTACCAGGCTGATGCACTTCAAGTGGTTTCAGCCAAGTACGTAAAGGCGAACAAGATGTATACGGGGGACAGGAGTCTGCATAATGTAGCTCTTGCAGAAGGGCTTCAGAGTGTCATACTTAAGTGAAAATGATGAATTCCCGGGCTTTACAAGTATTGAGAGGCCATTCCATGAGATATAAATTCATAAAGTAAGGTTTTTGAAAATTTAAAACAAAAATGGTTTAAAATAAAAATTTCCTTTTTACCTTCAAAAGCTTCTCAAAGGTTAGCAGGGGGAGGCGGTGGGGGAGGTGCAGTCGGAGCCGTCTTTCTCATCGGCAGGACCATGTTTGCTATGGCGAAGATAGCTAATACTAATCCTAGAACCAAAAATATTGGGTTCCCCGCCATTGAGAGGCCTGACGCTGTTGGAGGAGTATATTCATATCGCAATGTATTCGTATCGCTTATGAACTTGATGTTTTTTGCCTCTTTTGGCAGGTTAATAGTTGATGTGATTATCATTCTAGTATCTGTTGTAACCGCCCCAGCATAAGTGAATACTAAGGTGTTACCCGTCTGGGCTGAAAGTGTTACCTTCTGCTTTTCACTTGCAATCTTCATTTCCCAGTAATCCTTCTTATATACTGCGGCGCCCTTTATAACGTACTTAGCAATGATCCTGTTGTTTGCCTCGTCGACCTGAATATTGAGATTTGTTATCTCGACATCAGTTCTTTTTGATTTGAAGAGTCTAGTTAGCATGCTCAGCATTGGGTACTGTTGTTTAAAGCTGGCGAAGGCAGTTGCAGACATGCTTATAACTTCCTCAACGTATGCATCCCCATTTTCCGCAATATTGTAGGTAGCCTTGTCCTCAAGCTCTAAGACCGCTATTGGCTGAACCTGTGCCCACGTGGTAAAGCCATCTAATAGGATTATCGCGAGGAGCATTAATATTAGAATAGACAAGTACCTTCTCATTTTTATCACCCCAGCCTAAACGTTTGAATGATAGATTCACATGTATTTATCATGTTCTGGTCGAAGACTTGGTAAAATATGATAAAGCCGTAACCCTGATACTCGAAGTACCTTGCAACTATGATAAAGTTTTGACCACTGAAACTATACTGATATGCAACTGCGTCAGCCTGGACACCTGATACTGACACCTTTTGTTCCTTTAAGACTTTCAAGTCACCCTGCTGGCTCATAGCGTTCTCAAAATAACTTCTCAACTCCTGTCTTTTGACGCCTTGAACCCACAAGACAACGATCAGGGCTTGGTCTTGATAGACAAAGTCGACCTCGTATGATCCATGCTGGGAAACAGTCCAACTCTTCGGATATGACATGCTCCACCTTGGCGAGGGGTTTGTATATTGTAGAGACCCACCTGTGCTAGGCTGGCCCGGCGAGCCTGAAGACGAGCCTTGTGATGGACTCTCAGACATGCCAGAGGGTAGCTTTATCCCCCACTTCGCGAGTGTGTCTGGCGGCAGGGTTTCGAGCTCGGGAGGAGTTATACCTAAAGCCTGAAAACCTTTAATATCTACTACATAATGTGGACCATTTATAGCTTCTTTTAACACTTTTACCCCTACCTGTACAGCCTCCTCGAATGAAACCTTCTGATTTAGTGTTGTTGTCTCTATCGGTATTATTTGTCTACTTTGTGGTAGCACTACAACCGTGAAGGCATGACCTGGCATCAGGACTACATATGCGTCGAGACCCTGAGCGATAGCCAGCGAGGCAAAGAAGATTGCCGTGTCTAGACACGTCCCCGCCCTGTCCCTAATCACATCCCTTGGATACTTTACATACTGTGAAACCTGTCCTGTCCAAAATGCCTGTGGCTCTGTCTTATATGATATTCCATTGTAGACAGAGAGCTCCCACATTCCTGACAAGCTTTTTAAGGCTTCCTCATCTGAAAGTGTTGCACCTGCGCCTCCAGCCAGCTTGTTGCCCATGTCTGCGTATTCCCTAACAACGGGGTCAGTGGGTGTTACAAATGCGGCTATTAGGGGATAGTTGCTGAATATGTCGTAGAACGTCCCGGTGTTTTCCTCTGGAGAGAGACTTGTAAATATAAAGTCATGTGCCCCGAGAATCTCTATTGATTTACTCTCAGTTATCTCCTTTTGGGCTCCCCTAGCATCGACATAGGTAATCTTGATGTTGACCTTTGAAGGGGTAGATGTCGTCAGCTTGGCGACCTCGCTGGAAACAATTGGGTAGTAGAGGTTTACAACAGTGCTTCCCGGCAACAGGACAGGGTATTTTCCGCCCTCAACCCAGTCAGAATATTTGTCAATGGAATAGGATATTTTCAAGTCATATATGGGTGATGTCCCGTTATTTGTAAGAATAACCTTTGCAACCCAGAGGCCT from Thermofilum adornatum carries:
- a CDS encoding RpiB/LacA/LacB family sugar-phosphate isomerase → MRVAFGSDDNYSIVSFIVQELKKRGHEVILVGSALTGKPYPWPKVGQEVAQLVASGKADTGIVMCYTGTGVSIAANKVKGIRAALCTDAKNARGARLWNDANVLALSARLLSEEVAKEILDEWFSVKEPDPSERENIDYLKNLDQA
- a CDS encoding type II toxin-antitoxin system VapC family toxin encodes the protein MKNPIVYLDSSTIVKRYVEEAGSEVARDVYNSALAGNLTLSFSAWNIGEVLGVLERYRRRAWLDDESYVAARMMFIGETIRLLKLGALILVPIRVRLLAEAWRLQEKYHIYQADALQVVSAKYVKANKMYTGDRSLHNVALAEGLQSVILK